A part of Scleropages formosus chromosome 3, fSclFor1.1, whole genome shotgun sequence genomic DNA contains:
- the mief1 gene encoding mitochondrial dynamics protein MID51 produces the protein MAGVSGERKGKKDDNGIGTAIDFVLSNAKLVLGVGGAAMLGIATLAVKRMYDRAISAPTSPTKMDQSGKRSWEEPSWLGSSPRLLNCDMKSTVSRSLQTLPTSSHAFEPDCVRRVTGRGGPRKAELQHARMRLSLQERLWAFYRQCVAIPAGEQAAARRAALDICAELRVFLHSKLPDMPLREMYLSGSLYDDLQVVTADHAQLMVPLVLEKNLWSPVPGEDTIMNVPGFWLVRRENLEYFPRGSSYWDRCVVGGYLSPKSVLEVFEKLVAGSINWPAIGSVLDYIIRPVVPSETLTLEVQYETDRRLYVDFLPLIVMEDGVSLIAKPHRWAERHENLWRQSFRVAETARLRTLDQEDGGCRCLCLKVGKAICKLNPALTHLSSSQLTNALLLLSETEHDWTQGALADRFLGLLRALVGHLEAGRLPCALNPKVNLFCELTPQEVDELGYTLYCALSNPESLLRTA, from the exons ATGGCAGGGGTAAGCGGTGAGCGAAAGGGGAAGAAGGATGACAACGGTATTGGTACAGCCATTGACTTTGTCCTTTCCAATGCCAAACTGGTGCTGGGTGTTGGGGGAGCTGCCATGCTGGGGATCGCCACACTGGCCGTAAAGAGG ATGTATGACCGAGCTATAAGTGCTCCCACCAGCCCAACTAAAATGGATCAGTCGGGTAAGAGGAGCTGGGAGGAGCCAAGCTGGCTAGGATCGTCTCCACGGTTATTGAACTGCGACATGAAGTCCACAGTCAGTCGGTCGCTGCAAACTCTGCCCACTTCTTCTCATGCCTTTGAACCAG ACTGTGTGCGACGGGTGACAGGCCGGGGTGGTCCCCGCAAGGCAGAGCTTCAGCATGCCCGCATGAGACTCTCTCTCCAGGAAAGACTGTGGGCCTTCTACCGGCAATGTGTGGCTATCCCTGCGGGTGAGCAGGCTGCTGCGCGCCGTGCCGCCCTGGACATTTGCGCGGAGCTCCGGGTTTTCCTTCACTCCAAGCTGCCTGACATGCCCCTGCGGGAAATGTACCTAAGCGGCAGCCTCTACGATGACCTCCAG GTGGTAACTGCTGACCATGCTCAGTTGATGGTTCCCTTGGTCCTGGAGAAGAACCTGTGGTCACCAGTTCCTGGGGAGGATACCATCATGAATGTGCCTGGCTTCTGGCTGGTGCGGAGGGAAAACCTGGAGTACTTCCCTCGGGGGAGCAGCTACTGGGACCGCTGCGTGGTGGGCGGGTACCTGTCTCCTAAGAGTGTGCTAGAGGTCTTTGAGAAATTGGTGGCAGGCTCTATCAACTGGCCAGCGATTGGAAGCGTGTTGGACTACATCATCCGACCCGTCGTGCCCTCTGAGACGCTGACTCTGGAGGTGCAGTATGAGACGGACCGTCGGCTCTACGTAGACTTCCTCCCGTTGATCGTGATGGAGGATGGCGTGTCTCTGATTGCGAAGCCGCACCGCTGGGCCGAGCGCCATGAGAACTTGTGGCGTCAGAGCTTCCGAGTAGCAGAGACAGCACGGCTACGCACCCTCGACCAGGAAGACGGGGGCTGCCGCTGCCTGTGTCTGAAAGTGGGAAAGGCCATATGCAAACTGAACCCCGCACTCACACATCTTTCCTCCAGCCAATTAACCAACGCTCTGCTGCTGCTAAGTGAAACAGAGCATGACTGGACTCAGGGCGCGCTGGCTGACCGCTTCCTGGGCCTGCTGCGTGCGCTAGTGGGACACCTAGAGGCTGGGAGGCTGCCCTGTGCCCTTAATCCCAAGGTTAACCTCTTCTGTGAGCTCACCCCCCAGGAGGTGGATGAGCTGGGATACACCCTCTACTGTGCATTGTCCAACCCAGAAAGTTTGCTCAGAACTGCCTGA
- the LOC108928812 gene encoding uncharacterized protein LOC108928812 gives MAQLNFPVPELEVTLREARRVLQLILSPEQFQHYENILSQQAEVLQEAHSCLASAASERENWVTEQFKSRLLSCADPLPTSTAIPAVLPPSKFKGEGAQARRAAALLWAVAKLYGEPLLIEADGLMERTQQSEVFAASRLPGKTQDQIKVYPDSLHAILICQAGVFQVQILARTRIGGPFSPLPFSSIYSQVLEVMNQPKANQDQDPAPVCGFSALPRQVWHDLREQILSRGGAAAVSLRLMESAILALALEDFQPPADLAQSLNIVRLGGGDGPSLRYYDKVMNLVVFQDSTAGMVFEHCALDGMVAGLVAETLALRKTLGDSANSHILVTPTHMRHYKHGRCDPTYSCTAQSRLLVEALMSRQGTRNAPENTKDLFRLFHQAFQEHKHLIKNTKSGQGVGPHLAALRWAMSQDNPLRKFMDPFSCPSVYLTGKDLMEGVECAVGNVYACDQLAVTYLGKRDLVRLVLNGKGSFAESLGQLQENLKGTLKLVMLLALKYAIAGEMGATECWLGEGEVKVGTMSSEQSGSQKDLNKNKTSYDLTANMKSDFTLVIHGGAGKEMMLNQKVIDVIEFSLQSALLLGKQELAGGGSSLDTVQRCVTALEDCFLFNAGKGSVFNREGKLEMEATIVDGSGMNSGSVACVQTVKNPIKAARQVMKNSRHALLVGDGAEQFLDSLEEKEKPVDLEYFHTDLRYKELEMKRKASKDSSNNHPQTVGAVALDRCRRLAAATSSGGLVGKWKGRVGDTSVMGAGIFSDTKLAVTCSGDGDVFLKHTVAHKVASLYHHKGYSLREACREVISEHLEGCCAGIIAVDVSGEVAIETNAGTMFVGSVIDGIIHAEVLRPTETYSNVIWETDELVAYLHSAPWTPGATVLTLKNPNRPCSVFHLQEHDYLVLLLGAKAVAHLLCEKLGVQRCALVFKPRPGQPAHIRVLPLHGLEPNWTPQHAEEEDFQPYDPGYCSSKSGPRWEDVELKKLQHRIRSHLPNPDSPFSYHFLGDPSHDNLFSRIVRGEEHQWRVWENGDHVAFLTPYPNTPGLTVLVPRQPLSSDIFRLDEDDYKALVLASREVAQLLERGMGAHGVALIFEGYEVDYAHAKLIPLLLPPGNSPLTTPPVHQFCQIYQGYVTSADGPPASVENLKEIRTKITQCKPPQSWEDPQKHAALAINSQWYRNLFKIQNTLFHATVEFFHTICRYAYALTPLTTDTISSPMGLGSDSEPVCVNVLGQDVYLADSMQFVLEYFLRFQEGLPGAYYVSPSFRGEDPDATHLNQFYHVECELLGSMDTAMQVAENYLVHLTRAMLKKHSDIILRSAGTVLHARDLLEKLDGQKPLPRVTLEQALSIMPSEDCMEWVQDGEPQFGRNLTRKGEQVLIEMYGGAVWLTDMDHLGVPFYQAYVEGSGRCKAKAADLLLGLGETIGLGERHSTPGMVQEALRHHAVPEDSYRWYINMRQAKPLLTSGWGMGTERYLCWLLKHNDVRDMHIIPRMKAKKYMP, from the exons ATGGCCCAACTCAACTTCCCTGTTCCGGAGCTGGAAGTCACTCTGAGAGAGGCGCGTCGTGTTTTGCAATTGATCCTGAGCCCTGAACAGTTCCAGCACTATGAAAACATCCTTTCCCAGCAAGCAGAGGTGCTGCAAGAAGCCCACAGCTGCTTGGCATCTGCCGCTTCCGAACGTGAAAACTGGGTGACGGAGCAATTCAAGAGCCGGCTGCTTTCCTGTGCTGACCCCCTTCCCACATCTACAGCCATTCCTGCTGTCCTGCCACCCTCGAAATTCAAGGGGGAAGGTGCACAAGCAAGACGGGCCGCTGCTCTCCTCTGGGCTGTGGCTAAGCTCTACGGTGAGCCATTGCTGATTGAGGCAGATGGGCTAATGGAGCGGACACAGCAGTCAGAGGTGTTTGCAGCCAGTCGCTTACCCGGAAAAACTCAGGATCAAATAAAG GTCTATCCTGACAGCCTTCACGCCATTCTAATCTGCCAGGCAGGCGTGTTTCAGGTGCAAATCCTGGCTCGTACCCGCATTGGGGGGCCCTTCTCCCCCTTGCCTTTCTCCAGTATCTACAGCCAGGTGTTGGAGGTGATGAATCAACCTAAAGCCAACCAGGATCAGGACCCTGCTCCTGTCTGCGGCTTCTCTGCCTTGCCACGTCAAGTCTGGCATGACCTAAGAGAGCAGATCTTAAGCAGAGGGGGAGCTGCGGCAGTGTCACTGAGACTGATGGAGAGTGCCATTCTGGCTCTGGCTCTGGAGGACTTCCAGCCTCCAGCTGACCTGGCACAATCTCTTAACATTGTGAGGCTTGGAGGAGGTGATGGACCCTCCCTACGATACTACGATAAG GTGATGAATTTAGTGGTGTTTCAAGACAGCACTGCAGGGATGGTGTTTGAGCACTGTGCTCTAGATGGCATGGTGGCAGGACTGGTGGCTGAGACT CTTGCCCTTAGGAAGACTCTAGGAGACTCAGCCAACAGTCACATCTTGGTCACACCCACTCACATGCGCCATTACAAACACGGCCGCTGTGATCCCACCTACTCCTGCACCGCACAGTCTCGCCTGCTGGTGGAGGCCCTAATGTCACGTCAGGGGACACGCAACGCTCCAGAAAACACCAAAGATCTTTTTCGACTCTTCCACCAAGCTTTCCAGGAGCACAAACATCTAATAAAAAACACCAAAAGTGGCCAAGGTGTAGGCCCTCATTTAGCTGCCCTGCGCTGGGCCATGTCTCAAGACAACCCCCTCAGGAAGTTTATGGATCCTTTCAGTTGTCCCTCTGTCTACCTCACAGGCAAAGATTTGATGGAAGGGGTGGAATGTGCAGTAGGAAATGTGTATGCCTGTGACCAGCTGGCTGTGACCTACCTTGGAAAGCGAGATCTTGTTCGTCTGGTGCTTAATGGAAAGGGTAGCTTTGCTGAAAGCTTAGGCCAACTTCAGGAGAATCTGAAAGGAACCCTCAAGCTGGTGATGCTCCTAGCCCTGAAATATGCCATTGCAGGAGAAATGGGAGCCACAGAATGctggctgggggagggggaagttAAAGTGGGCACGATGTCAAGTGAACAAAGTGGAAGCCAAAAAGATTTAAACAAGAATAAGACTTCCTATGACTTGACTGCAAATATGAAATCAGATTTCACTCTGGTGATCCACGGTGGAGCCGGGAAGGAGATGATGTTGAATCAGAAGGTTATAGACGTGATTGAATTCTCACTGCAGTCAGCCCTATTGTTAGGGAAACAAGAGTTAGCAGGTGGAGGAAGCAGTCTTGACACAGTCCAGAGGTGTGTGACTGCACTTGAAGACTGCTTCTTGTTCAATGCTGGCAAGGGCTCAGTGTTTAACAGGGAAGGGAAACTTGAAATGGAGGCAACTATAGTTGATGGAAGTGGAATGAATTCAGGATCAGTGGCTTGTGTGCAGACAGTGAAAAACCCAATAAAGGCGGCCAGGCAGGTCATGAAGAATAGTCGACATGCGCTGCTGGTTGGAGATGGAGCAGAGCAATTTTTAGACAGCCTTGAAGAGAAGGAGAAGCCGGTGGATTTGGAGTATTTCCACACCGATTTACGATATAAGGAACTGGAGATGAAGCGTAAAGCCAGCAAAGATTCCAGTAACAATCATCCACAAACAGTAGGAGCTGTCGCACTGGATCGCTGCAGAAGATTAGCTGCTGCAACATCGAGCGGGGGATTAGTGGGCAAGTGGAAGGGAAGAGTGGGGGACACTAGTGTGATGGGCGCTGGGATATTTTCTGATACGAAGCTGGCGGTAACATGCTCCGGTGATGGGGATGTGTTTCTGAAACATACGGTTGCGCATAAAGTAGCAAGTCTCTACCACCACAAAGGCTACAGTCTCCGTGAGGCCTGCCGGGAGGTAATCTCTGAGCACCTGGAGGGCTGTTGTGCAGGAATTATTGCTGTTGATGTCAGTGGTGAAGTTGCAATTGAAACTAATGCAGGTACAATGTTTGTTGGGTCTGTAATTGATGGCATTATACATGCTGAAGTCTTGAGGCCCACTGAGACTTATTCTAACGTGATCTGGGAAACAGATGAACTTGTGGCCTACTTACACTCTGCACCTTGGACCCCAGGGGCAACTGTACTAACTCTGAAGAACCCGAATAGACCTTGCAGTGTCTTTCACTTACAGGAACATGATTACCTAGTTCTGCTGCTGGGAGCAAAGGCAGTTGCACATCTTCTCTGTGAAAAACTAGGTGTGCAGCGCTGCGCTCTGGTGTTCAAGCCACGTCCAGGCCAGCCAGCTCACATCCGTGTGCTTCCGTTGCATGGACTGGAACCTAACTGGACACCCCAGCATGCTGAAGAAGAGGACTTTCAGCCTTATGACCCTGGTTACTGTAGCTCTAAGAGTGGACCACGCTGGGAGGATGTGGAGTTGAAGAAGCTTCAACACAGAATTCGATCTCACCTCCCTAATCCTGATTCCCCCTTCAGCTACCATTTTCTTGGAGATCCGTCTCACGATAACCTGTTTTCTCGCATCGTGCGTGGGGAGGAACACCAGTGGCGGGTGTGGGAAAACGGTGACCACGTGGCCTTCCTCACACCATATCCTAATACACCAGGTCTCACTGTTCTTGTCCCTCGTCAGCCACTTTCTAGCGACATCTTTCGTCTGGATGAGGATGACTACAAGGCACTAGTCCTAGCCTCCCGTGAAGTCGCTCAACTGCTTGAACGAGGGATGGGTGCCCATGGCGTGGCATTAATATTTGAAGGCTATGAAGTTGACTATGCCCATGCAAAACTGATTCCACTGCTTCTTCCGCCTGGCAACTCTCCTTTAACCACACCACCAGTTCACCAGTTTTGCCAAATCTATCAGGGATACGTGACATCTGCTGATGGGCCCCCAGCAAGTGTCGAGAATCTAAAAGAGATCCGCACAAAAATCACACAGTGCAAACCACCACAATCGTGGGAAGACCCTCAAAAACATGCTGCTCTGGCAATAAACAGCCAGTGGTACCGAAACCTTTTTAAGATCCAGAATACTCTCTTCCATGCTACTGTGGAGTTTTTTCATACAATCTGCAGGTATGCGTATGCACTCACCCCCCTTACCACCGATACCATTTCCTCACCAATGGGCCTTGGGTCTGACTCTGAGCCGGTTTGCGTGAACGTGCTAGGGCAAGATGTATACTTAGCGGACTCTATGCAGTTTGTCCTGGAGTATTTCCTGCGTTTTCAGGAAGGATTGCCAGGTGCTTATTATGTGTCTCCCAGTTTCCGGGGGGAAGATCCTGACGCTACACACCTGAACCAGTTCTACCATGTAGAGTGTGAGCTTCTGGGTAGCATGGACACTGCCATGCAAGTAGCAGAAAACTATCTGGTGCACCTTACACGTGCAATGCTAAAAAAGCACTCTGACATCATCCTAAGGTCTGCCGGGACTGTTTTGCATGCTCGCGACCTGTTGGAGAAGTTAGATGGGCAGAAGCCTCTACCAAGGGTCACACTGGAACAAGCTCTGTCAATTATGCCTTCTGAGGACTGTATGGAATGGGTGCAAGATGGGGAACCCCAGTTTGGCAGGAATTTAACCCGTAAAGGGGAGCAAGTCCTGATCGAGATGTATGGAGGAGCCGTTTGGCTGACAGACATGGACCACCTGGGGGTCCCATTTTATCAAGCATATGTAGAGGGTTCAGGGAGGTGCAAAGCCAAAGCAGCAGACCTCCTCTTGGGATTGGGGGAAACCATTGGCCTGGGGGAACGGCATTCCACCCCTGGCATGGTACAAGAGGCCCTGAGGCACCATGCTGTGCCAGAGGACTCCTACAGGTGGTACATTAATATGCGCCAAGCCAAACCATTGCTCACCAGTGGCTGGGGAATGGGCACCGAGCGGTACTTGTGTTGGCTGCTCAAGCATAACGATGTGAGAGACATGCACATTATACCACGCATGAAGGCAAAAAAGTATATGCCATAA